The window CCTGCACGCCCTACTTGACGGGGGCCTGACCAGGATCTGATGCGTCTTCTGACCCTGGGCTTACCCCGTTCTCATGGGGAGGCTGGGGCAGGGGACCACAGGAGGGACCTTCTGGAGGCAGGCGGGGGTGGCTGACCGTTGGTACACTGCCCGGCGTGCGCTCCGCTTTTCCCCTGGCTGCCCGCCCAGCGTTGCTGGCGGCCCTGCTGCTGGGGGCGCTGTTGCTGGGGACACTGGGCCCCCCAGCGGGCCACGCGGCCCCTGGGCCTGCGCCTTTCCCCTACGTGCGCGGCGCGCTGCCCATGCCGAAGCCCCGCCCTGGCGAGGCCACGGTCCTGACCCTGGAGACGGCGCGGGGGCCGTTGCCCCTGACCCTCAGCCAGCTGCGCGCCCTGCCGGTGGTCCGCTACGCCACCAGGCAGCCGCAACTGGGCCAGACCTTTACCTACGAGGGCGCCGCGCTGCGTGATCTGGCCGCCTGGGGCGGCTTTGGCGGGCGCGACCTGCGCGTCATGGCGACCAACGGCTTTGCGGCGACCATCCGCGCCGCCGATTACCTGAACCATCCCATCATGCTGGCCTACCGCGCCGACGGCCGCCCCATCTCGCCCCTGCAAAAAGGCCCGCTGACTGTGGTGCTGCCCTCCCAGCCCACCCGGTTTTCCACAGGGTCGTACTCGGCCGCGTGGGTGTGGTTTGCCGAGCGGCTGGCCCCCGCGCCATGACAGACGGGCCAGATCCCCGCGAGCGGCTGCAGGCCCGGCGCCAGCGCCTGTGGCGCGAACTGCTGCTGGGGCTGCTGCCCGCCCTGCTGATGGTGGTGCTGCTCATTCTGGTCACGCGCCCGGCCTATGACGCCCTGACCCGGGGCGGCACCGGCTGGACGCCACACGTCTATCAGGGGCTGGTGCAGGACGTGCTGCAGTACCGGGTGGCGCGCCTGGACCCGGCGGTCAGTCCGGCACGCCGCCGCCTGCTGCGCGAGATCGCGCTGTCCAGTGCGGGCAATCCCCGGCAGTTCGTGCTTCTGCGCGAAGTTGAGGCCCAGGGTCCGGCGCGGCTGGCCCGGGTGGCCCGCGCCCTGGCCCAGGACACCGACGCCGGCGCGGCCCAGGCCGTGACCGAAAGCTTGGCCCTGGGCAGCGCCGCTGCCGAGTACAGCCGGACCCTGGGCGAGCGCTATGTGCGGGCCCTGACTGGCCTGCGCTGGGCGCTGGTGCTGGCGGCGCTGTTTTCCGGGGTGGTCAGTATGCTGCTGACCACCCGCGCGCTGCTGCTGTGGCGCGCCGAGCGCCGCGCCGCCGAGGCCCGCGAACGCCGGCTGCAGGAAGCCCTGAGTCTGGCCAGCCACGAATTGCGCCGGCCCCTGCAGGCCCTGATGCTGGCCAGCGACCTGCTGCGCGGGGCCCAGGCCCCC of the Deinococcus aquaedulcis genome contains:
- a CDS encoding sensor histidine kinase, whose product is MTDGPDPRERLQARRQRLWRELLLGLLPALLMVVLLILVTRPAYDALTRGGTGWTPHVYQGLVQDVLQYRVARLDPAVSPARRRLLREIALSSAGNPRQFVLLREVEAQGPARLARVARALAQDTDAGAAQAVTESLALGSAAAEYSRTLGERYVRALTGLRWALVLAALFSGVVSMLLTTRALLLWRAERRAAEARERRLQEALSLASHELRRPLQALMLASDLLRGAQAPEQRQRLLGMIEDSAAQLASRADLTRLNDLYLDVVLRPEPVDLRDLAAPFASARVQVSAPAQPVVWSVDPARTRQMLENLVENALKYTDGPVEITLEPPRPPVSQGPRLQVRDHGPGMSAEQRARVFVPYERGPQGLKPGQGLGLALVRRYARAHGGDIHITHAPDGGLIMTLSFGTPSAGPIAPPRRRAT